From Larus michahellis chromosome 5, bLarMic1.1, whole genome shotgun sequence, the proteins below share one genomic window:
- the SLC34A2 gene encoding sodium-dependent phosphate transport protein 2B isoform X1, with product MKANFAQHLSIYIAGFSGCPVDPFALLSGKKEGIMAPWPEVEKPETNNYIGDSSKQNQNMSGKEGENHKGNVASLGNKGEIQPAFSTIALIDETRPEEEDPWALPELQDTGVKWSELDRKGKIIRVLYGIGKFIMLLGLLYMFVCSLDVLSSAFQLVGGKAAGDIFQDDSVLSNPVAGLVIGVLVTVMVQSSSTSSSIVVSMVSSTLLTVRSAIPIIMGANIGTSVTNTIVALMQAGDRNEFRRAFAGATIHDFFNWLAVFVLLPIEVISGYLYHLTNVIVESFHLESGEDAPELLKVITDPFTKLIIELDKSVINAIATNDESAKNKSLVKIWCVTETNVTLQNVTIPPSENCTSPDLCWTEGNLTWTLKNVTETNYISKCQHLFANSDLPDLGIGLILLALSLLVLCSCLVMIVKLLNSVLKGQVATVIKKTINTDFPFPFTWLAGYLAMLAGAGMTFVVQSSSVFTSAITPLVGIGVISIERSYPLTLGANIGTTTTAILAALASPGSTLKYSLQIALCHFFFNISGILLFYPLPFTRLPIRMSKTLGNITAKYRWFAIFYLLVCFFLLPLFVFGLSLAGWPVLLGVCLPLFALFIAVIVINIMQSKRPHSLPEKLQNWDFLPIWLHSLEPWDNIIMSSLAFCGKHCCGFCKCCKVNAEQEDAKDKQLKTMEVYENTIAMADEERGGRRAPSVACVEKTGTNNTAL from the exons ATCATGGCTCCCTGGCCTGAGGTGGAAAAGCCTGAAACCAATAACTATATTGGGGACTCttccaaacaaaaccagaacatgtctgggaaagaaggagaaaatcaCAAAG GCAACGTGGCTTCCCTTGGAAATAAAGGGGAAATTCAACCGGCATTTTCCACAATAGCCTTGATAGATGAGACAAGGCCAGAAGAAGAGGACCCATGGGCTCTGCCGGAACTGCAGGACACTGGGGTCAAGTGGTCAG aactggatagaaaaggaaaaatcattcgTGTACTCTACGGGATAGGGAAGTTTATTATGCTCCTTGGATTACTCTACATGTTCGTGTGTTCTCTGGATGTATTGAGCTCTGCTTTTCAACTGGTAGGAG GTAAAGCAGCAGGGGACATTTTTCAAGATGATTCAGTGCTGTCTAATCCTGTTGCGGGACTGGTGATTGGAGTTCTGGTGACTGTTATGGTCCAGAGCTCCAGCACTTCTTCATCCATTGTGGTCAGCATGGTGTCCTCCACAC tGCTGACTGTTCGATCAGCTATTCCTATCATAATGGGGGCAAACATTGGCACCTCAGTTACAAACACGATTGTGGCACTCATGCAAGCCGGGGACAGGAATGAATTTAGAAG GGCCTTTGCTGGGGCAACAATCCATGATTTCTTTAACTGGCTCGCTGTGTTTGTGCTGTTGCCCATTGAAGTTATTTCTGGCTATCTTTACCATCTCACCAATGTTATAGTTGAGTCCTTTCATCTTGAAAGTGGTGAGGATGCCCCTGAGCTACTAAAAGTTATCACAGACCCCTTTACAAAGCTCATCATTGAG cttgaTAAATCAGTAATAAATGCAATTGCTACAAACGATGAATCAGCAAAAAACAAAAGCCTGGTAAAGATTTGGTGTGTAACTGAAACCAACGTG ACACTGCAGAATGTCACAATTCCACCTTCAGAAAACTGCACATCTCCTGACCTTTGCTGGACTGAAGGAAATCTGACATGGACCCTCAAGAATGTAACTGAAACAAATTATATCAGTAAAT gccaGCATCTCTTTGCAAACTCAGACCTGCCTGATCTTGGCATCGGTCTCATCCTTCTGGCTTTGTCCCTGCTTGTTCTGTGCTCCTGTTTGGTCATGATCGTTAAGCTATTAAACTCTGTGCTTAAAGGACAAGTGGCGACTGTTATCAAGAAGACAATCAACACTG atttcccatttccttttaCTTGGCTAGCTGGATACTTGGCTATGCTTGCAGGGGCTGGTATGACCTTCGTGGTCCAAAGTAGTTCTGTTTTCACATCTGCTATTACACCCCTTGTTG gCATTGGCGTTATAAGCATTGAGCGCTCTTATCCCCTTACCTTAGGAGCTAACATTGGCACAACCACAACAGCTATACTTGCGGCTTTAGCGAGTCCAGGGAGTACGTTAAAATATTCATTACAG ATTGCCTTGTGCCACTTTTTCTTCAATATCTCTGGGATTCTTCTGTTTTACCCGCTACCTTTTACCCGGCTGCCAATCCGCATGAGCAAGACCTTGGGAAACATAACAGCCAAGTACAGATGGTTTGCTATATTTTATCTTCTcgtctgcttctttcttttgcctttgtttgTATTTGGTCTGTCACTGGCAGGCTGGCCAGTCCTTTTGGGTGTTTGCCTTCCCCTGTTTGCTCTTTTTATTGCTGTGATTGTAATTAATATTATGCAGTCGAAGCGACCACATTCACTGCCTGAGAAGCTCCAAAATTGGGATTTCCTACCCATCTGGTTGCACTCCCTAGAGCCCTGGGACAATATCATTATGTCTTCGCTCGCCTTTTGTGGGAAACACTGCTGCGGCTTCTGCAAGTGCTGCAAAGTCAATGCAGAACAGGAGGATGCCAAAGACAAGCAGCTAAAAACTATGGAGGTTTATGAAAACACCATTGCGATGGCTGACGAAGAAAGAGGTGGAAGAAGGGCACCATCTGTAGCTTGTGTTGAAAAAACAGGCACAAACAACACGGCCTTATAG
- the SLC34A2 gene encoding sodium-dependent phosphate transport protein 2B isoform X2, translating to MAPWPEVEKPETNNYIGDSSKQNQNMSGKEGENHKGNVASLGNKGEIQPAFSTIALIDETRPEEEDPWALPELQDTGVKWSELDRKGKIIRVLYGIGKFIMLLGLLYMFVCSLDVLSSAFQLVGGKAAGDIFQDDSVLSNPVAGLVIGVLVTVMVQSSSTSSSIVVSMVSSTLLTVRSAIPIIMGANIGTSVTNTIVALMQAGDRNEFRRAFAGATIHDFFNWLAVFVLLPIEVISGYLYHLTNVIVESFHLESGEDAPELLKVITDPFTKLIIELDKSVINAIATNDESAKNKSLVKIWCVTETNVTLQNVTIPPSENCTSPDLCWTEGNLTWTLKNVTETNYISKCQHLFANSDLPDLGIGLILLALSLLVLCSCLVMIVKLLNSVLKGQVATVIKKTINTDFPFPFTWLAGYLAMLAGAGMTFVVQSSSVFTSAITPLVGIGVISIERSYPLTLGANIGTTTTAILAALASPGSTLKYSLQIALCHFFFNISGILLFYPLPFTRLPIRMSKTLGNITAKYRWFAIFYLLVCFFLLPLFVFGLSLAGWPVLLGVCLPLFALFIAVIVINIMQSKRPHSLPEKLQNWDFLPIWLHSLEPWDNIIMSSLAFCGKHCCGFCKCCKVNAEQEDAKDKQLKTMEVYENTIAMADEERGGRRAPSVACVEKTGTNNTAL from the exons ATGGCTCCCTGGCCTGAGGTGGAAAAGCCTGAAACCAATAACTATATTGGGGACTCttccaaacaaaaccagaacatgtctgggaaagaaggagaaaatcaCAAAG GCAACGTGGCTTCCCTTGGAAATAAAGGGGAAATTCAACCGGCATTTTCCACAATAGCCTTGATAGATGAGACAAGGCCAGAAGAAGAGGACCCATGGGCTCTGCCGGAACTGCAGGACACTGGGGTCAAGTGGTCAG aactggatagaaaaggaaaaatcattcgTGTACTCTACGGGATAGGGAAGTTTATTATGCTCCTTGGATTACTCTACATGTTCGTGTGTTCTCTGGATGTATTGAGCTCTGCTTTTCAACTGGTAGGAG GTAAAGCAGCAGGGGACATTTTTCAAGATGATTCAGTGCTGTCTAATCCTGTTGCGGGACTGGTGATTGGAGTTCTGGTGACTGTTATGGTCCAGAGCTCCAGCACTTCTTCATCCATTGTGGTCAGCATGGTGTCCTCCACAC tGCTGACTGTTCGATCAGCTATTCCTATCATAATGGGGGCAAACATTGGCACCTCAGTTACAAACACGATTGTGGCACTCATGCAAGCCGGGGACAGGAATGAATTTAGAAG GGCCTTTGCTGGGGCAACAATCCATGATTTCTTTAACTGGCTCGCTGTGTTTGTGCTGTTGCCCATTGAAGTTATTTCTGGCTATCTTTACCATCTCACCAATGTTATAGTTGAGTCCTTTCATCTTGAAAGTGGTGAGGATGCCCCTGAGCTACTAAAAGTTATCACAGACCCCTTTACAAAGCTCATCATTGAG cttgaTAAATCAGTAATAAATGCAATTGCTACAAACGATGAATCAGCAAAAAACAAAAGCCTGGTAAAGATTTGGTGTGTAACTGAAACCAACGTG ACACTGCAGAATGTCACAATTCCACCTTCAGAAAACTGCACATCTCCTGACCTTTGCTGGACTGAAGGAAATCTGACATGGACCCTCAAGAATGTAACTGAAACAAATTATATCAGTAAAT gccaGCATCTCTTTGCAAACTCAGACCTGCCTGATCTTGGCATCGGTCTCATCCTTCTGGCTTTGTCCCTGCTTGTTCTGTGCTCCTGTTTGGTCATGATCGTTAAGCTATTAAACTCTGTGCTTAAAGGACAAGTGGCGACTGTTATCAAGAAGACAATCAACACTG atttcccatttccttttaCTTGGCTAGCTGGATACTTGGCTATGCTTGCAGGGGCTGGTATGACCTTCGTGGTCCAAAGTAGTTCTGTTTTCACATCTGCTATTACACCCCTTGTTG gCATTGGCGTTATAAGCATTGAGCGCTCTTATCCCCTTACCTTAGGAGCTAACATTGGCACAACCACAACAGCTATACTTGCGGCTTTAGCGAGTCCAGGGAGTACGTTAAAATATTCATTACAG ATTGCCTTGTGCCACTTTTTCTTCAATATCTCTGGGATTCTTCTGTTTTACCCGCTACCTTTTACCCGGCTGCCAATCCGCATGAGCAAGACCTTGGGAAACATAACAGCCAAGTACAGATGGTTTGCTATATTTTATCTTCTcgtctgcttctttcttttgcctttgtttgTATTTGGTCTGTCACTGGCAGGCTGGCCAGTCCTTTTGGGTGTTTGCCTTCCCCTGTTTGCTCTTTTTATTGCTGTGATTGTAATTAATATTATGCAGTCGAAGCGACCACATTCACTGCCTGAGAAGCTCCAAAATTGGGATTTCCTACCCATCTGGTTGCACTCCCTAGAGCCCTGGGACAATATCATTATGTCTTCGCTCGCCTTTTGTGGGAAACACTGCTGCGGCTTCTGCAAGTGCTGCAAAGTCAATGCAGAACAGGAGGATGCCAAAGACAAGCAGCTAAAAACTATGGAGGTTTATGAAAACACCATTGCGATGGCTGACGAAGAAAGAGGTGGAAGAAGGGCACCATCTGTAGCTTGTGTTGAAAAAACAGGCACAAACAACACGGCCTTATAG